Proteins encoded in a region of the Elusimicrobiota bacterium genome:
- the metK gene encoding S-adenosylmethionine synthase — MRKDRFVFTSESVTEGHPDKLCDQVSDAVLDAVLKSDPKGRVACESFVTVGLIIVGGEITTKSYVDIGELVRNVVKDIGYTDAKYGFNYETCAIVNAIHQQSPDISQGVDRGGAGDQGLMVGYACDETPEYMPMPIQLAHALTRRLAEVRKKGILPYLGPDGKSQVTVEYRDGKPFRIDTVVLSSQHTTEILDKSGHQITNAARQEIINKVALAVLPKNLLDKKTIFHINPTGKFVVGGPQSDTGMTGRKIIVDTYGGWCPHGGGAFSGKDPTKVDRSAAYMARYVAKNVVAARLAKECTVQLAYAIGVAKPVSVLIDTQGTGVVPDATISRAVEKSFDLTPHGIINTLKLRRPIFQKTASYGHFGRNEASFLWEKTDKTKELQKLCS, encoded by the coding sequence GTGAGAAAAGATCGTTTTGTTTTTACGTCTGAATCTGTGACGGAAGGACACCCGGACAAATTGTGTGATCAGGTGTCGGATGCGGTTCTTGATGCGGTGCTTAAGTCCGATCCCAAGGGACGGGTGGCTTGTGAATCCTTTGTTACGGTGGGGCTCATTATCGTCGGTGGTGAAATTACCACCAAAAGTTATGTCGACATCGGTGAATTGGTTCGCAATGTGGTTAAAGACATCGGATACACAGACGCCAAGTATGGTTTTAATTATGAAACTTGTGCCATTGTAAATGCGATCCATCAGCAGTCACCAGATATTTCACAAGGAGTGGACCGAGGCGGAGCGGGTGATCAGGGGTTGATGGTGGGGTATGCCTGCGACGAAACACCTGAATACATGCCAATGCCTATTCAATTGGCCCATGCTCTTACGCGCAGACTCGCCGAAGTACGGAAAAAGGGAATTCTCCCTTACTTGGGGCCTGACGGTAAATCCCAAGTCACCGTTGAATACCGCGATGGAAAACCCTTTCGTATAGATACGGTGGTCTTGTCTTCTCAACATACCACTGAAATTCTCGACAAATCAGGACACCAAATTACCAATGCTGCTCGACAAGAAATAATTAATAAAGTTGCGTTGGCGGTTTTGCCCAAAAATCTTTTGGACAAAAAAACCATATTCCACATCAATCCGACAGGAAAATTTGTGGTTGGTGGGCCTCAATCCGACACCGGAATGACGGGGCGAAAAATTATCGTTGATACCTATGGCGGATGGTGCCCCCATGGCGGTGGGGCTTTTTCTGGTAAAGATCCAACAAAAGTCGACCGTTCGGCGGCTTACATGGCTCGTTATGTCGCCAAAAACGTCGTTGCCGCCAGATTGGCCAAGGAATGTACGGTTCAATTGGCCTATGCGATTGGCGTGGCCAAGCCAGTTTCTGTTCTAATTGATACACAAGGGACCGGAGTGGTTCCTGACGCTACCATCAGTCGGGCCGTTGAAAAATCATTTGATTTGACACCCCATGGAATCATTAACACGCTCAAATTAAGACGGCCCATCTTCCAAAAAACTGCGTCATACGGACATTTTGGACGAAACGAAGCTTCCTTCCTCTGGGAAAAAACCGATAAAACAAAAGAACTTCAAAAACTCTGCAGTTAA
- the galE1_3 gene encoding UDP-glucose 4-epimerase — translation MKILVTGGAGFIGSHVVDAYVEAGHKVWVLDNESSGKRTQVNRKARYFKIDIRDTGKLKSIFQQNRFDVVNHHAAQIDVRRSVENPLFDAQVNILGILNILNLCVQYQVKKIIFSSSGGTVYGECSRPAAEDFPEVPLSPYGVAKLASEKYIQAFASLHGLAFTIFRYANVYGPRQDPHGEAGVVAIFSQRLLKSKPTAIYGNGRQTRDFVYVKDVARANLLALKRGNNQILNIGTGKETSVKSLYFLMAKILKIPLKAAYKPARKGELFRSVLKASKAQKVLGWQPRTSLPQGLNETIRYFNQ, via the coding sequence ATGAAAATCCTTGTGACGGGGGGCGCGGGGTTTATTGGATCTCACGTTGTGGACGCTTATGTTGAGGCGGGTCACAAGGTTTGGGTGTTGGACAATGAATCATCGGGAAAACGCACTCAAGTGAACCGCAAAGCGCGCTATTTCAAAATCGATATCAGAGACACCGGAAAATTGAAAAGCATATTTCAACAAAACAGATTTGACGTGGTGAATCACCACGCTGCGCAAATTGATGTTCGACGTTCGGTCGAAAACCCCCTATTTGACGCTCAAGTGAATATATTGGGAATTTTGAATATTTTGAATCTTTGTGTTCAATATCAGGTTAAAAAGATCATTTTTTCTTCATCAGGGGGCACGGTTTATGGCGAATGTTCTCGGCCCGCGGCGGAAGACTTTCCAGAAGTTCCCCTTTCACCCTATGGCGTTGCCAAACTGGCCAGTGAAAAATACATTCAAGCATTCGCGAGCCTTCATGGGCTTGCCTTCACCATTTTTCGCTATGCCAATGTTTATGGCCCCAGACAAGACCCTCATGGAGAAGCTGGCGTGGTGGCCATTTTTTCTCAACGCCTGTTAAAAAGTAAGCCCACAGCTATCTATGGCAATGGACGTCAAACAAGAGATTTTGTGTATGTAAAGGATGTGGCTCGCGCCAATTTGTTGGCCCTTAAGCGGGGGAATAATCAGATTCTAAATATCGGCACAGGAAAAGAAACATCCGTAAAGAGCTTGTACTTTCTTATGGCTAAAATTTTGAAAATCCCTTTAAAGGCCGCTTATAAACCAGCTCGGAAAGGTGAGTTGTTTCGCAGTGTCTTGAAAGCCTCAAAAGCCCAAAAAGTGTTGGGATGGCAACCCCGCACCTCTTTGCCGCAGGGGCTCAATGAAACCATTCGATATTTCAATCAATGA
- the ahcY gene encoding Adenosylhomocysteinase, producing the protein MKYHVKDVRLANEGRRRIDWAEREMPVLRSIRDRFTKEKPLNGIRVSACLHVTTETANLMITLKAGGAKVTVCASNPLSTQDEVAAALAKIYGIPTFAIKGEDNKTYYSHLEAAIKARPQITMDDGADVVGLLHTKFRSYLDGVRGGTEETTTGVIRLRAMEQDGTLQYPIVAINDADTKHMFDNRYGTGQSTIDGVIRATNVLFAGKTVVVVGYGWCGRGVASRAKGLGSRTIVTEVDPLRGLEAVMDGFEVMPMKEAAKIGDIFITVTGNKHVLRSEHFSVMKDGVIVCNSGHFNVEIDIPALRKLSTSVKTVRNFVEEYKLKNKRKIHLLADGRLINLSSAEGHPASVMDMSFANQALSVEYMLKNYTELGPKVYDVPKNIDREVSRLKLRSMGMSIDKLTAEQEKYLSSWQEGT; encoded by the coding sequence ATGAAATATCACGTTAAGGATGTGCGTTTGGCCAATGAAGGCCGACGAAGAATCGATTGGGCAGAAAGAGAAATGCCCGTGTTGCGTTCCATTCGAGATCGGTTCACAAAAGAAAAACCATTAAACGGAATTCGGGTCTCGGCTTGTTTACACGTGACCACAGAAACCGCCAATCTCATGATTACTTTGAAAGCCGGAGGAGCGAAAGTTACGGTTTGTGCCTCCAATCCTCTCTCCACTCAAGATGAAGTGGCCGCCGCGCTCGCAAAAATTTATGGAATTCCTACTTTTGCGATTAAAGGTGAAGACAACAAAACCTATTACTCGCATTTGGAAGCGGCCATCAAAGCGCGTCCCCAAATTACCATGGATGACGGAGCCGATGTGGTGGGTCTTTTGCACACCAAGTTCAGATCTTATTTGGATGGCGTTCGAGGAGGCACTGAAGAAACCACCACGGGTGTGATTCGATTACGCGCCATGGAGCAGGATGGTACATTGCAATATCCGATTGTGGCTATCAATGACGCTGATACCAAGCATATGTTTGACAATCGCTATGGCACGGGCCAATCCACCATCGATGGCGTTATTCGTGCGACCAATGTGCTATTTGCCGGAAAAACAGTGGTGGTGGTGGGATATGGATGGTGTGGACGAGGTGTGGCCAGCCGAGCCAAAGGCCTTGGAAGCCGAACCATTGTGACAGAGGTGGATCCCTTGCGCGGTCTTGAAGCCGTGATGGACGGGTTCGAAGTGATGCCCATGAAAGAGGCGGCTAAAATTGGAGACATTTTTATAACTGTGACGGGCAATAAACACGTGCTTCGTTCTGAACATTTCTCTGTTATGAAAGACGGAGTCATTGTGTGCAATTCGGGACACTTTAACGTTGAAATCGATATTCCGGCCTTACGCAAATTATCTACGTCAGTAAAAACTGTTCGTAATTTCGTTGAGGAATACAAACTTAAAAATAAAAGAAAAATCCACTTGTTAGCGGATGGAAGACTCATTAACCTTTCATCGGCTGAAGGGCACCCGGCCAGTGTCATGGATATGTCTTTTGCAAACCAAGCCTTGTCGGTGGAGTATATGCTCAAAAATTACACTGAGCTGGGCCCCAAAGTTTATGACGTTCCGAAGAATATTGATCGGGAAGTTTCTAGATTGAAGCTTCGTTCCATGGGAATGAGCATCGATAAATTAACTGCCGAACAAGAGAAGTACCTGAGTAGCTGGCAAGAAGGGACGTAG
- the tld gene encoding GDP-6-deoxy-D-talose 4-dehydrogenase, producing MKHVIFNGQTGTIGRFLSPVLHSKNLPHHALESRLEAHQALENELQALSVPAGSEVTLIPLAAIAPIAFCEKNPSKAYETNVTNTVSLAKQFLHWTKANQLKPRILFMSTGHVYRPKSSSQLIQENDPLGPRSVYAKTKLEAENQLKEVSKKESCPLLIMRQFGVVGPQQLPTSVLPGLIKRATEKNFSHVQGLHCVRDYLDTRDIAKHLSSLCVLDWSQPPLNSWVELNMCSGIGISIKELFLLVLRELDMASETYQSLITPGPARPDDVDFMVGNPSRLSKALGRPPRITPLEQTIRDAIPGLKSQPLPVRE from the coding sequence ATGAAACACGTAATTTTTAACGGTCAAACGGGCACCATTGGACGGTTTTTGTCGCCGGTTCTGCATTCAAAAAATCTGCCGCATCACGCGCTTGAGTCACGCTTAGAAGCACATCAAGCGTTGGAAAATGAACTTCAAGCCCTCTCTGTTCCGGCAGGAAGCGAAGTGACATTAATTCCCTTGGCCGCTATTGCGCCCATCGCCTTTTGTGAAAAAAACCCTTCCAAAGCGTATGAAACCAATGTAACCAACACGGTATCTCTTGCAAAACAATTTCTTCATTGGACCAAAGCAAATCAACTCAAACCACGCATTCTATTCATGAGCACAGGTCATGTGTATCGGCCAAAGTCATCTTCTCAATTGATTCAAGAGAATGATCCCCTGGGGCCTCGTTCGGTATATGCCAAAACAAAGTTGGAGGCAGAGAATCAGCTCAAAGAAGTCAGTAAAAAAGAATCTTGCCCACTTCTCATCATGCGACAATTTGGAGTGGTGGGCCCCCAACAACTGCCCACCTCTGTCTTACCTGGCTTGATTAAACGCGCCACAGAAAAAAACTTTTCCCATGTGCAAGGTCTTCATTGCGTGCGTGATTATTTAGACACCCGCGATATCGCGAAACATTTGTCCTCTCTTTGCGTTTTGGATTGGTCGCAACCCCCCTTAAACTCCTGGGTTGAATTGAATATGTGTTCAGGGATTGGAATCTCTATAAAAGAATTATTTTTATTGGTTCTTCGGGAACTTGATATGGCCTCGGAAACCTATCAATCGCTCATCACACCAGGTCCCGCAAGACCCGATGATGTGGATTTTATGGTGGGCAATCCAAGTCGATTGAGCAAAGCTTTGGGAAGGCCTCCTCGTATCACTCCGCTTGAACAAACCATCCGAGACGCTATCCCAGGCCTGAAATCGCAGCCTTTACCTGTTCGAGAGTAA
- the pgcA_1 gene encoding Phosphoglucomutase gives MKEIKFGTDGWRDVISDGFTFRNVKRAAQATCEVARKNSKSRMILVGYDNRFFSYEFAQTAAKVAVGNGFKVEFASHPVSSPVLSSQVRQRKAAIGIMITASHNPYYFNGYKLKGGHGGSVTDDIPKAIEDRLDVHPIQEEGKGIKFVDFSTPYLAMLKKMVRFPNLNALKGPVIFDALHGPGGLLFERLAGGNKKIHFIRKERDPLFGGVNPEPIETNLELLKETIRNQKASIGIAVDGDADRIGVIDENSRYLPPQTVMPLLLLHLIENKKMKGKVVQTVSMGYLPERIAKYYKLPFEVVPVGFKYVAQKMGEEKVLFGGEESGGYGVGLWSPERDGLLCALLLLEMLSMKKKTLSALVDEMYVRFGKSFFKRVDFRQYASFDQSAWVEHIKTILGQSIADAPIKSVLTMDGLKIITGDDSWFLMRPSGTEPLLRTYAEASTPQFLDSLITEAGRLALTQPPSAKKLAEEARRLKKKNLKKKK, from the coding sequence ATGAAAGAAATTAAATTTGGAACGGACGGCTGGAGAGACGTTATCAGCGACGGTTTTACTTTTAGAAATGTAAAACGAGCGGCACAAGCCACCTGTGAAGTGGCCAGAAAAAATTCAAAAAGCCGGATGATTCTAGTTGGTTATGATAATCGTTTTTTCTCCTATGAATTCGCGCAAACGGCTGCCAAGGTGGCTGTTGGAAATGGGTTCAAAGTCGAATTTGCTTCTCATCCTGTAAGCTCCCCTGTCCTTTCGAGTCAAGTTCGTCAACGTAAGGCCGCCATCGGCATCATGATAACAGCCAGTCACAACCCTTACTATTTCAATGGATATAAATTGAAGGGAGGTCATGGGGGATCCGTGACGGATGACATCCCCAAGGCAATTGAGGACCGGCTTGATGTGCATCCCATCCAAGAAGAAGGGAAAGGGATAAAATTCGTTGATTTTTCCACTCCCTACCTCGCCATGCTTAAAAAAATGGTTCGTTTTCCCAATCTCAACGCGTTGAAAGGGCCGGTAATATTTGACGCGCTTCATGGTCCAGGCGGTTTATTGTTTGAACGATTGGCTGGCGGCAATAAAAAAATTCATTTCATACGAAAGGAGAGGGATCCTCTTTTTGGAGGAGTCAATCCAGAACCCATTGAAACCAATCTAGAATTATTGAAAGAAACTATTCGGAATCAAAAAGCGTCCATTGGAATTGCGGTTGACGGGGACGCGGATAGAATTGGCGTGATTGACGAAAATAGCCGTTACTTGCCCCCGCAAACTGTGATGCCATTACTTCTATTGCATTTGATCGAAAATAAAAAAATGAAAGGCAAAGTCGTTCAAACCGTTTCTATGGGATATTTGCCGGAGCGAATCGCGAAATATTACAAGTTGCCATTTGAAGTGGTGCCGGTGGGGTTTAAGTATGTGGCGCAAAAAATGGGGGAAGAAAAAGTCCTATTTGGAGGGGAAGAATCGGGGGGATATGGCGTGGGCCTGTGGTCTCCCGAGCGAGATGGGTTGCTGTGCGCTCTTCTTTTGCTTGAAATGTTATCGATGAAAAAGAAGACGCTATCAGCTCTCGTCGATGAAATGTACGTCCGGTTTGGGAAATCCTTTTTCAAAAGAGTCGATTTTCGTCAATATGCTTCATTCGATCAATCTGCTTGGGTTGAACACATCAAAACAATTTTGGGGCAAAGTATCGCCGACGCTCCCATTAAATCGGTTTTGACTATGGATGGTCTTAAAATAATAACAGGCGATGATTCATGGTTTCTCATGCGGCCCAGCGGAACAGAACCGTTGCTGCGCACCTATGCTGAAGCGTCAACTCCACAATTTTTGGATTCTTTGATCACTGAAGCAGGAAGGTTGGCCTTAACCCAACCTCCCAGCGCAAAAAAACTTGCGGAAGAAGCCAGAAGACTCAAAAAGAAAAATTTAAAAAAGAAAAAATAG
- the glgC_1 gene encoding Glucose-1-phosphate adenylyltransferase gives MKAIVLIGGFGTRLRPLTLFKPKAVLPVLNRPFLSYQFDLLHQARITDVMLACGQKTKPWKNILKGLAPKGLNIHFAFEEKPLGTAGAIRYAFEEFRKSTKGDRSPTLVFNGDVFFDLSVNDFLQTHLKKKANVTIALTRVEDPSRFGLIEMDKRGRILRFLEKSNPPFKTNFINAGAYIFDRESIESIPENQTVSVERETFPLLIKQKKVLAGYLLQGYWNDIGTHESFLNAHRDLLLSKNRWTQVLFLRKRGRLDSTPIIRGQFHYGYRLRLGKGVSIEGFASFGNKVNVGDGSRITNSVIMDNCHIKEGVVMNGAILGKGCHIGAHSVLGEGTVLADKTVIHPYTRC, from the coding sequence ATGAAAGCAATTGTCCTCATCGGTGGATTTGGGACCCGACTTCGCCCTTTAACATTGTTTAAACCGAAGGCGGTCCTTCCGGTCCTCAATCGCCCCTTCTTGTCTTACCAGTTTGACTTACTGCACCAAGCGCGTATAACAGATGTGATGTTGGCCTGCGGACAAAAAACCAAACCTTGGAAAAATATATTAAAGGGCCTTGCTCCCAAAGGTTTGAATATCCATTTTGCTTTCGAAGAAAAACCATTGGGGACCGCCGGCGCCATTCGGTACGCCTTTGAAGAGTTTCGAAAGTCAACAAAGGGTGACAGATCTCCCACGCTGGTATTTAATGGAGATGTTTTTTTTGATCTTTCAGTGAATGATTTTCTTCAGACCCATCTAAAGAAAAAAGCGAACGTCACCATCGCTTTAACGCGAGTGGAAGATCCTTCTCGATTTGGACTGATAGAAATGGATAAACGCGGGAGGATTCTTCGGTTTTTGGAGAAATCGAATCCTCCCTTTAAAACCAATTTCATCAATGCGGGAGCGTATATCTTCGACCGGGAATCGATTGAATCAATTCCAGAGAATCAAACCGTTTCAGTTGAGAGGGAAACCTTCCCCTTGTTGATCAAACAAAAAAAAGTGTTGGCGGGGTACCTGCTTCAAGGGTACTGGAACGATATCGGAACCCATGAAAGTTTCCTTAACGCCCATCGAGACTTGTTGTTGAGTAAGAATCGCTGGACACAAGTTTTGTTTTTGCGTAAAAGGGGCCGCCTCGATTCCACACCGATAATTCGCGGTCAATTCCACTATGGTTATCGATTACGACTTGGAAAAGGCGTGTCCATTGAAGGTTTTGCGTCTTTCGGTAACAAAGTAAACGTGGGGGATGGATCTCGAATCACCAATTCCGTCATTATGGATAATTGTCATATCAAAGAAGGTGTGGTGATGAACGGGGCAATTTTAGGAAAAGGATGTCATATCGGAGCACACAGTGTTTTGGGAGAAGGAACTGTTTTGGCGGATAAGACGGTGATTCATCCCTACACACGTTGTTAA